The DNA sequence GGGTCTCGTGCGATGTGGCGGAACACTGTCCGCTGCGAGTCGCGCGTTGCGGTCATTACTGGGCACTCTCTAGCGAAAGGACGCTTTGTTTAGCTGTGTGAGAATCGACCCGGGACGACAGCAGGCGTAATCAACACTGTTGTGACTGGATAGACGAGTTTGCTGGATGGATGTCCAAATAACCGTCAGCTACGCCCGAATATGCCAAGCCGGAGAACCAATCCCCAGAGAACCAATCGGTACAATACTCTATACAGGACATCCGTTGAGTGCTGTGGTAGTGAGATCAGTTTGCTTGAAGGAAGGTGACGTTGGCGCGACCGACAGCGTCGAAGTCACGGAGCCGATAGGCAAGTTCACGGATACGAGCGGCTGGGCCGCGACAGAACAGCCCCTCTAGGCACCACTCGCCCTGGTGGGAGTGGCTCGTCGTCTCGATTACGTCCTGGAACTCGTGTTGGACGTCGTGGAGTTCTCCGATGACGAGGGTGTGTTCGTAGTCGAAGACGATCATAGCGACGACCTCACCCTCGAGCTCTTCGAGTGTCTGATGGCGTTCGACGTATTCCTGCATCGCTTCGCGAACTGCCCGAGATCGCGACTCCATACCCTCGGCTTCCCACGTCTCATCGAACTCGTCGAGTAACTCCTGTGGGATATTGAGACTGGTGCGCATAGTCCGTATTGGCCTGGCGGCCTCTTAGTGGCCGTTATTACGGAGTCCTCGAATCGTTCTTAACAATCCATACCTACCGTGGAATCCTCGTTTTCACTACTGTGTTACACAACGACGCATTGTCTCTCTTGCTGGGGGCGGTCGTCCTCGGGGCCGTTCACGGTGTCGAGCCCGGCCACGGCTGGCCTGTCGCTGCGGCGTACGCGCTCGACCAGACGAACAAGTGGCTCTACGGTTTCGTCTCCAGTCTGATCATCGGTGTCGGCCACCTCATCAGTAGCCTGGCGATAGTGGCAGTGTTCTTCTACGCGAAATCGTACTTCAGTCTCACGCAGATCAACGAACCGGTCACTCTCTTCAGTGGCATCCAGATCGGCGGTCCTGTCAGTCTCGTCGCTGGGATACTCCTTATCCTGCTTGGTATACGAGAATACACGGGACACTCTCACGACGACGGTCATTCCCACGGCGAGGCGGGACACACAGACGAAGCGCACGAGCATGGTCATGAGACGGAGCATACCCACGAGGACGGCCACGATCACGGGAACGTCCACGACCATGACCACGAGACTGCCTCGACGGCGATTTCAGGGGGATTCACTCGAGTAAAGAACCGCATTACGGGCGGCGGGCACTCACACGATCACGGGGAACTCAATCAAGCAGCAGAGCGCGGGCTCTTCGGGATCGCGTGGTTCGCATTCATTCTCGGCTTCGCCCACGAGGAAGAGTTCGAGATTATTGCGATGTGTGCAGGGTCCCAGTACTGTCTCGAACTGATGAGTGTCTATGCGATCACCGTCATTCTCGGGATCGTCGGCCTGACCATGCTTCTCGTGGCGGGCTACACGCATTACGAGGAGAAAGTGGAACAGTACACGCCGTATCTCCCGCTCTTCTCGGCCGCGGTCCTCATCCTCATGGGGCTCGGGTTCATCACTGGGCTCTACTGACCACACTCATCGGCAACCAAACTCGGCAACCAACGAAGATGGGTTGTAGTTTGTACGGGGATACGGGTTCACGAAGGCGAAGTTACCGAATCATCAGCGTCCTTCCATTCACCGAGTCCAGCCGGATCGAGATGGACGTGGACGTCTGAAACTGATTCGACCTCACGGACGCGCTGGCGAAGATTTGATTCGAGATCGTGTGCCTCCACCACAGTTAGATCTTTGTCTACTTCAGCATGGAACTCGACTTCGACCATGTGCCCGGAGTAGTACGCAACGAAATCGTGAATCCCGTGAACGGCGGAGTGCTCTCGAATCTGCTGTTTGATTTCTTCCTGTTCTGATTCGGGTGGTGCACTATCAGCGAGGTACTGAATATTCTCACGAGAGATATCTACGCCTTGGTGGATGACGAGCAGACTCACAATGCCGCCCGCAATCGGGTCGAAAATTGGGTAGCCGACAGCCATACCCAGAACGCCCACAAGGGCTGCACCTGTGGTATAGTGGTCATTGAGGCTGTCAGCGGCAAGCGCTCGAAGACTTGGTAACTGGAGTTCTTGATTTTTGTATTGCGTATACCAGTAACAGAGATACATATCACCGAGTGCGAACAGGAGTCCGAGTATGAGCCAAATACTGTACTCGGCAGAGACTCCAGTCAGGATCGAGTGACCTGCATCGTACAACAGTTTGAGTCCGAGCAGAACGAGGACGCCACCAACGAAGAGCGCAGAGAGTGGTTCGAATCGATTGTGTCCGTGGGGATGTGAGTCATCAGCATTGTCGAAGGCGGATCGACCCCAGATCAAGACGACACCGCTTGC is a window from the Halobaculum magnesiiphilum genome containing:
- a CDS encoding cation diffusion facilitator family transporter, whose translation is MSDARVAFLKVSWVNVLLNALKIGVEGALGVLTGSLALTADAAHSVADLLASGVVLIWGRSAFDNADDSHPHGHNRFEPLSALFVGGVLVLLGLKLLYDAGHSILTGVSAEYSIWLILGLLFALGDMYLCYWYTQYKNQELQLPSLRALAADSLNDHYTTGAALVGVLGMAVGYPIFDPIAGGIVSLLVIHQGVDISRENIQYLADSAPPESEQEEIKQQIREHSAVHGIHDFVAYYSGHMVEVEFHAEVDKDLTVVEAHDLESNLRQRVREVESVSDVHVHLDPAGLGEWKDADDSVTSPS
- a CDS encoding CopG family ribbon-helix-helix protein, with the protein product MRTSLNIPQELLDEFDETWEAEGMESRSRAVREAMQEYVERHQTLEELEGEVVAMIVFDYEHTLVIGELHDVQHEFQDVIETTSHSHQGEWCLEGLFCRGPAARIRELAYRLRDFDAVGRANVTFLQAN